One genomic window of Coffea eugenioides isolate CCC68of chromosome 1, Ceug_1.0, whole genome shotgun sequence includes the following:
- the LOC113764539 gene encoding abscisic acid 8'-hydroxylase 2, whose product MQLFFSPTLDTSPSSVLSLPFNVVICSLLLLVLIFRQWRPSKLAKRLPPGSMGWPYIGETLKLYTQNPNSFFSTRQKLYGDIFKTHILGCPCVMISSPEAAKVVLVTQAHLFKPTYPPSKEKMIGPEALFFHQGPYHSMLKKLVQASFLPSVIRESVPEVEGIVLKFLPSWENTTVNTLQEMKKYAFDVAVYAAFGDMSREVEVKGIKRLYQMLEKGYNSMPLDFPGTPFHQSMKARKVLTETLKTLIWRRRSESGKHGGGLLEMFLRAKDHKFNRLTDSQIADNIIGVIFAAHDTTASVLTWVLKYLHDHPHLLQAVTREQEEIRRIRTGSKRGLMWEDTRRMPLTSRVIQETLRSASILSFTFREAVQDVEFQGYLIPKGWKVLPLFRTIHHSADFYPQPEKFDPSRFEVPPRPNTYMPFGNGVHSCPGSELAKLEMLILLHHLTTTYRWKVVGEEEEGIQYGPFPVPKRGLPIRVHRRKVT is encoded by the exons ATGCAACTCTTCTTCTCACCGACCTTGGATACTTCCCCCTCCTCCGTCCTATCTCTTCCGTTTAATGTCGTAATCTGTTCGTTACTTCTGCTAGTACTCATATTCCGGCAATGGCGCCCTTCCAAGCTCGCCAAACGTCTCCCCCCCGGCTCAATGGGTTGGCCTTATATTGGAGAGACCCTCAAGCTCTACACTCAAAATCCCAACTCCTTTTTCTCCACCCGACAAAAACT gtacGGAGATATCTTCAAGACTCACATACTAGGCTGCCCATGTGTGATGATCTCGAGCCCGGAAGCGGCAAAGGTGGTTCTTGTGACTCAGGCTCATCTTTTTAAGCCCACGTATCCGCCTAGCAAGGAAAAAATGATAGGACCAGAAGCTCTATTCTTTCATCAAGGACCCTACCATTCCATGCTCAAGAAGTTGGTTCAGGCTTCATTTTTACCTTCTGTTATCAGAGAATCTGTCCCGGAAGTCGAGGGAATTGTTCTCAAGTTCCTTCCAAGCTGGGAAAATACAACCGTCAACACTTTGCAAGAGATGAAGAAG TATGCTTTCGACGTGGCGGTATATGCGGCATTTGGGGACATGAGCAGGGAGGTGGAAGTCAAAGGAATTAAACGGTTGTACCAAATGCTGGAGAAAGGTTACAATTCAATGCCTCTGGATTTTCCGGGGACACCTTTTCACCAATCAATGAAG GCAAGAAAGGTCTTGACTGAGACTTTGAAAACATTAATCTGGAGGAGGAGATCAGAGAGCGGAAAGCATGGCGGAGGATTGTTGGAGATGTTTCTGAGAGCCAAAGACCACAAATTTAATCGACTCACCGATTCTCAAATTGCTGACAATATCATAGGAGTCATATTCGCTGCTCATGATACCACTGCCAGTGTCCTTACGTGGGTGCTCAAGTACTTGCATGATCATCCTCATCTTCTCCAAGCTGTCACG CGGGAACAAGAAGAAATTAGACGAATTCGAACTGGAAGCAAACGAGGGCTAATGTGGGAGGATACTAGGCGCATGCCCCTGACTAGTAGG GTTATCCAAGAAACATTAAGAAGCGCAAGCATTCTGTCATTTACATTCAGAGAAGCAGTCCAAGACGTGGAATTTCAAGGTTATCTCATCCCAAAAGGATGGAAGGTTCTTCCGCTATTCAGAACCATTCATCACTCTGCGGATTTCTACCCTCAACCTGAAAAGTTTGATCCTTCGAGATTTGAG GTTCCTCCAAGACCCAACACTTACATGCCATTTGGTAATGGGGTGCATTCGTGTCCAGGAAGTGAGCTAGCTAAGCTTGAAATGCTTATCCTCCTCCACCACCTCACTACCACTTACAG ATGGAAGGTAGTTGGTGAAGAGGAGGAAGGGATCCAATACGGCCCATTTCCTGTACCAAAACGAGGTTTGCCGATAAGGGTTCATCGACGGAAGGTGACATGA
- the LOC113763691 gene encoding uncharacterized protein LOC113763691: MENTSSLICTKVTPFSLTLANKKFISSLRPSNKHIDCKLALKNSGAQKSFKTQWNIPLNTSSSCSTVFNLSPNSVTSRFVIQCSSYSDVKTSLGSPNPVIIALKNVSFESLKSTLLNLTPFEVCKWSLAFSIAVAASKWTINVLFSPFFWMYFSWTWLFWPWMVAISLAIYGLYCFNRHLHGNANAFQQLSIVTAAFTWLTLVPPAHFNGFLEGWPIVFFFVYHYFFFFNVSVRKRLYGDYYPREHDPAWDITLPKWQKLLFCAGVMVGHWFAAFEGPELHLVPGGWSNLGIWILIMLTLFMQYHSTSYLAKYSEKVVVPTAVVLFGPYRFVRHPIYASTMLLFVTYFAAMRAPLSALFIVAVCIFYYGQKAKLEELMMVKTFGQMYTGYTSKVRYKFIPFVY; the protein is encoded by the coding sequence ATGGAAAACACGTCTTCTTTGATCTGCACCAAGGTAACGCCTTTTAGCTTGACGCTTGCCAACAAGAAGTTCATTTCTTCTCTCAGACCTTCCAACAAACATATTGATTGCAAATTGGCTTTGAAGAACTCTGGTGCCCAGAAAAGTTTCAAAACCCAATGGAATATCCCTCTAAACACTTCCTCTAGCTGCAGCACCGTTTTCAATCTCTCCCCCAACAGTGTTACCAGTCGATTCGTTATTCAATGCTCTTCATATTCTGATGTAAAAACAAGCCTAGGCTCACCGAACCCAGTCATAATAGCCCTCAAAAACGTTTCTTTCGAGTCACTAAAATCGACCCTTTTAAATTTAACCCCATTTGAGGTATGCAAATGGTCTTTGGCTTTCTCCATTGCAGTTGCAGCCTCAAAGTGGACGATCAATGTGCTATTCAGCCCTTTCTTCTGGATGTATTTTAGCTGGACTTGGTTGTTTTGGCCTTGGATGGTAGCTATTAGTCTTGCAATTTACGGTCTTTACTGCTTTAACAGGCATTTACACGGCAATGCCAATGCTTTTCAGCAGCTTTCAATTGTTACTGCAGCATTTACTTGGCTCACTTTAGTACCCCCAGCACATTTCAATGGTTTTCTGGAAGGATGGCCTATTgtgtttttctttgtttatcactacttctttttcttcaatgTGAGTGTCCGAAAGCGGTTGTATGGTGATTATTATCCCAGAGAGCATGATCCCGCTTGGGATATTACCCTGCCCAAGTGGCAAAAACTCTTGTTCTGTGCTGGAGTGATGGTTGGCCATTGGTTTGCAGCATTTGAGGGGCCAGAATTGCATCTTGTTCCTGGTGGCTGGAGTAATTTGGGCATTTGGATTTTGATAATGTTGACATTGTTTATGCAGTACCACTCCACGTCGTATTTGGCAAAGTATTCAGAGAAGGTGGTTGTGCCGACTGCTGTTGTGCTGTTTGGGCCATATCGGTTTGTCCGCCATCCAATTTATGCGTCCACGATGCTTTTGTTCGTCACTTACTTTGCTGCAATGCGAGCACCCTTGAGCGCATTGTTTATAGTTGCAGTCTGCATATTCTATTACGGGCAAAAGGCAAAACTAGAGGAACTCATGATGGTGAAAACCTTTGGACAGATGTACACTGGATACACGAGTAAAGTTAGGTACAAATTTATCCCCTTTGTTTACTAG
- the LOC113760101 gene encoding ATP-dependent zinc metalloprotease FTSH 10, mitochondrial-like has translation MIFSKLSRSLSRSSASRNVINGRFRGRSAIWDNGNFGGFDVKKLNNSEFGGKLGLLREYLASVGGKSGQFPKASYFLDFNYVIANPRLRRFFSSEAPKKKKYENFYPKDKKETPKENGQKSESKEGGNADGNNNFQDTIMKLAQNLITPLLVVAIILSSLSISPREQKQISFQEFKNKLLEPGLVDHIVVSNKSVARVYVRSKPRNLSHEDAEEGAPFGSSNPSGENTSRYKYYFNIGSVESFEEKLEEAQEALGIDPHDYVPVTYASEMVWYQELMRFAPTLLLLGSLMYMGRRMQGGLGVGGSGGKGARGIFNIGKAQITKVDKNAKNKVYFKDVAGCDEAKQEIIEFVHFLKNPKKYEQLGAKIPKGALLVGPPGTGKTLLAKATAGESGVPFLSMSGSDFMEMFVGVGPSRVRNLFQEARQCAPSIIFIDEIDAIGRARGRGGFSGGNDERESTLNQLLVEMDGFGTTSGVVVLAGTNRPDILDKALLRPGRFDRQISIDNPDIKGREQIFQIYLKKIKLDQEPSYYSQRLAALTPGFAGADIANVCNEAALIAARTEETQVKMEHFDAAIDRIIGGLEKKNKVISKLERRTVAYHESGHAVVGWFLEHAEPLLKVTIVPRGTAALGFAQYVPNENLLMTKEQLFDMTCMTLGGRAAEQVLLGKISTGAQNDLEKVTKMTYAQVAVYGFSEKVGLLSFPQRDEFEMTRPYGSKTAAIIDAEVREWVGKAYNRTVELIEEHKERVAKIAELLLEKEVLHQDDLVQVLGKRPFESAEVTNYDRYKQGFEEEVQKTKLAIDDRTTNDDGPSPLEPEVVPA, from the exons ATGATATTTTCCAAACTCAGCCGTTCATTATCTCGCTCCTCTGCTTCTAGG AATGTGATAAATGGTCGGTTTAGAGGAAGGTCAGCAATTTGGGATAATGGGAATTTTGGAGGATTTGATGTAAAAAAGCTTAATAATAGTGAGTTTGGTGGAAAGTTAGGGCTTTTGAGGGAATATTTAGCTTCTGTTGGGGGGAAAAGCGGACAATTTCCTAAAGCTTCATATTTTTTGGATTTCAATTATGTTATTGCCAACCCTAGATTACGTAGATTTTTCTCCAGCGAAGCTCCCAAGAAAAAga AGTATGAGAATTTTTAtccaaaagacaagaaagaAACTCCCAAAGAAAATGGGCAGAAATCAGAGTCTAAAG AGGGTGGAAATGCGGATGGTAACAACAATTTTCAGGATACTATTATGAAGCTGGCACAAAACTTAATTACACCATTATTAGTGGTTGCAATAATACTGTCATCATTGTCAATCAGCCCTCGCGAACAGAAACAA ATTAGCTTTCAGGAGTTCAAAAATAAGCTTCTTGAACCAGGTTTGGTGGATCACATTGTGGTTTCAAACAAATCAGTTGCAAGAGTATATGTGAGAAGCAAACCACGGAATCTGAGTCATGAAGATGCTGAAGAAGGTGCACCGTTTGGAAGCAGCAACCCTTCTGGAGAGAACACCAGCCGCTATAAGTATTATTTCAATATTGGAAGTGTTGAATCTTTTGAGGAGAAGCTGGAGGAAGCCCAGGAAGCACTGGGAATAGATCCTCATGACTATGTACCAGTTACATATGCATCTGAAATGGTTTGGTACCAGGAATTAATGAGGTTTGCACCAACACTGTTGCTTCTGGGTTCCCTGATGTACATGGGGAGGAGAATGCAAGGTGGTCTAGGTGTTGGAGGTTCTGGTGGAAAAGGTGCACGTGGAATATTCAATATAGGGAAAGCTCAAATTACGAAAGTTGATAAGAATGCTAAAAACAAG GTTTATTTCAAAGATGTTGCTGGCTGTGATGAAGCAAAGCAGGAGATAATAGAGTTTGTGCACTTCCTTAAAAACCCAAAGAAATATGAGCAGCTGGGGGCAAAAATTCCTAAAGGTGCTCTGTTGGTTGGTCCTCCAGGCACTGGTAAAACTCTTTTGGCAAAAGCAACTGCAGGTGAATCTGGAGTGCCATTTTTATCCATGTCTGGCTCAGATTTCATGGAAATGTTTGTTGGTGTTGGGCCTTCAAGGGTTAGAAATTTATTCCAAGAGGCAAGGCAGTGTGCACCTAGTATAATTTTTATTGATGAAATTGATGCCATTGGTCGGGCAAGGGGACGTGGTGGTTTTTCTGGAGGTAATGATGAGCGTGAAAGTACTCTTAACCAGTTGCTTGTTGAAATGGATGGATTTGGAACCACATCTGGGGTGGTTGTTCTTGCTGGTACCAATAGACCTGATATTCTAGACAAAGCCTTGTTAAGGCCTGGTCGATTTGATCGACAAATTAGCATAGATAACCCTGACATCAAAGGTCGTGAACAGATATTTCAAATCTACTTGAAAAAGATCAAACTTGATCAGGAGCCATCCTATTATTCACAGAGACTTGCTGCCCTTACTCCTGGATTTGCTGGTGCGGATATTGCAAATGTTTGTAATGAAGCTGCTTTGATTGCTGCAAGGACTGAGGAAACACAGGTGAAAATGGAACATTTTGATGCAGCCATAGATAGAATAATTGGTGGTCTGGAGAAGAAAAACAAG GTCATCAGCAAACTTGAACGCCGTACTGTAGCTTACCATGAATCTGGTCATGCTGTTGTTGGCTGGTTTCTAGAACATGCAGAACCCTTGTTGAAGGTAACAATTGTTCCTCGTGGTACTGCAGCACTTGGCTTTGCTCAGTATGTCCCCAATGAGAACCTTCTTATGACAAAGGAACAACTTTTTGACATGACATGCATGACTCTTGGTGGTCGTGCTGCAGAACAG GTTCTGTTGGGTAAAATATCAACTGGAGCCCAGAATGACCTGGAAAAAGTGACAAAAATGACATATGCCCAAGTTGCTGTCTATGGTTTTAGCGAGAAGGTGggccttctttcttttcctcagaGGGATGAATTTGAGATGACCAGACCTTATGGTAGCAAGACCGCAGCAATTATAGACGCTGAAGTACGTGAATGGGTTGGCAAGGCTTATAACCGAACAGTTGAACTGATTGAGGAACACAAGGAGCGTGTAGCTAAAATTGCTGAGCTGTTGCTGGAGAAAGAGGTTCTTCATCAGGATGACTTGGTCCAAGTACTTGGTAAACGACCTTTTGAATCAGCTGAGGTAACAAATTATGACAGATACAAGCAAGGGTTTGAAGAGGAAGTTCAGAAGACTAAGCTGGCTATTGATGATAGAACTACAAATGATGATGGGCCATCACCTCTTGAACCAGAGGTTGTTCCTGCTTAA